The proteins below are encoded in one region of Pelagibacterium flavum:
- the rpmC gene encoding 50S ribosomal protein L29, with protein sequence MAKPSDVRAKTVDELKDELVNLKKEQFNLRFQRATQQLENTSQVRKVRRDIARVQTVLAEKSAEAK encoded by the coding sequence ATGGCAAAGCCGAGCGACGTTAGGGCAAAGACGGTCGACGAACTCAAGGACGAGCTCGTCAATCTGAAGAAAGAGCAGTTCAACCTGCGTTTCCAGCGCGCCACCCAGCAGCTGGAAAACACTTCTCAGGTGCGCAAGGTCCGCCGCGATATCGCGCGCGTCCAGACCGTGCTTGCTGAGAAGTCAGCAGAAGCCAAGTAA
- the rpsQ gene encoding 30S ribosomal protein S17 encodes MPKRILQGTVVSDTNEKTVVVSVERRFTHPIMKKTVRRSKKYHAHDEANAAKIGDVVQIQECAPISKNKRWTLVNPA; translated from the coding sequence ATGCCCAAGCGTATCCTGCAGGGGACAGTGGTCTCCGATACGAACGAAAAGACGGTTGTGGTGAGCGTCGAACGCCGCTTTACACACCCGATCATGAAAAAGACCGTGCGCCGGTCCAAGAAGTATCACGCACACGACGAGGCCAATGCGGCCAAGATCGGTGATGTGGTGCAGATCCAGGAATGTGCGCCGATCTCCAAGAACAAGCGTTGGACGCTCGTTAACCCGGCGTAA
- the rplN gene encoding 50S ribosomal protein L14, whose product MIQMQTNLDVADNSGARRVMCIKVLGGSHRKYASVGDIIVVSVKDAIPRGRVKKGQVMKAVVVRTASDIRRPDGTVIRFDRNAAVIINNNKEPIGTRIFGPVPRELRAKSHMKIISLAPEVL is encoded by the coding sequence ATGATTCAGATGCAGACGAACCTCGACGTCGCCGATAATTCGGGCGCTCGTCGTGTTATGTGCATCAAGGTGCTGGGCGGTTCGCATCGCAAGTATGCGTCTGTTGGCGACATCATCGTTGTGTCGGTCAAGGACGCCATCCCGCGCGGCCGCGTCAAGAAGGGCCAGGTTATGAAGGCTGTGGTGGTTCGCACCGCTTCCGACATCCGTCGCCCGGACGGCACCGTGATCCGCTTCGACCGCAATGCGGCGGTGATCATCAACAACAACAAGGAACCGATCGGCACCCGTATCTTTGGCCCGGTTCCTCGTGAGCTGCGCGCGAAAAGCCACATGAAGATCATTTCGCTCGCGCCGGAGGTGCTGTAA
- the rplX gene encoding 50S ribosomal protein L24, with product MAAKIKKGDKVIVLTGKDKGKTGQVLQVMPSDTKALVSGINLVRRHQKQTQSQDAGIITKEAPIHLSNIALVDAKDNKPTRVGFKIEDGVKKRVAKRSGEVIDG from the coding sequence ATGGCTGCCAAGATCAAAAAGGGTGACAAGGTCATCGTGCTGACTGGCAAGGACAAGGGCAAGACGGGGCAGGTGCTTCAGGTCATGCCGTCCGACACGAAGGCCCTGGTTTCCGGGATCAACCTGGTGCGTCGTCACCAGAAGCAGACCCAGAGCCAGGATGCGGGCATCATCACCAAGGAAGCCCCCATTCACCTGAGCAATATCGCTCTGGTCGATGCCAAGGACAACAAGCCGACCCGCGTCGGCTTCAAGATCGAAGACGGCGTCAAGAAGCGCGTCGCAAAGCGTTCTGGAGAAGTGATCGATGGCTGA
- the rplE gene encoding 50S ribosomal protein L5 codes for MAETYIPRLRTHYEDVVRAGLTETFNYVNPMQVPKLEKVVLNMGVGEAVADSKKVKAALADLEKIAGQKPVVTYARKSIAGFKVREGMPLGVKVTLRRAQMYEFIDRLVNVALPRVRDFRGLNPKSFDGRGNYAMGIKEHIVFPEINYDQIDQVWGMDVIVCTTAKTDDEARALLKAFNFPFRQ; via the coding sequence ATGGCTGAGACATACATTCCGCGCCTGCGCACACATTATGAAGATGTGGTGCGTGCCGGTCTCACCGAGACCTTCAACTACGTCAACCCGATGCAGGTTCCCAAGCTTGAGAAGGTCGTTCTCAACATGGGTGTCGGCGAAGCGGTTGCCGACTCCAAGAAGGTGAAGGCTGCTCTGGCCGATCTCGAAAAGATCGCCGGCCAGAAGCCTGTCGTCACCTATGCGCGCAAGTCGATCGCCGGCTTCAAGGTCCGCGAAGGCATGCCGCTCGGCGTCAAGGTCACGCTGCGTCGTGCCCAGATGTATGAATTCATCGACCGCCTGGTCAACGTCGCGCTGCCGCGCGTCCGCGACTTCCGCGGCCTGAACCCGAAGAGCTTCGATGGCCGCGGCAACTACGCCATGGGCATCAAGGAACATATCGTGTTCCCCGAGATCAACTATGACCAGATCGACCAGGTCTGGGGCATGGACGTGATCGTCTGCACCACGGCAAAGACCGACGACGAAGCGCGTGCGCTTCTCAAGGCTTTCAATTTCCCGTTCCGCCAGTAA
- the rpsN gene encoding 30S ribosomal protein S14, with translation MAKTSSIEKNKRRAKLAKQYAPKRAALKAKAKDASLSFEERFAAQLKLAELPRNASPVRIRNRCEVSGRPRGYYRKLKLSRIALRELGSMGMIPGLVKSSW, from the coding sequence ATGGCTAAGACTAGCTCCATCGAGAAAAACAAGCGCCGCGCCAAGCTCGCCAAGCAGTATGCGCCCAAGCGGGCTGCGCTCAAGGCAAAGGCAAAGGACGCGTCGCTCAGCTTTGAAGAGCGCTTCGCTGCCCAGCTCAAGCTGGCCGAGTTGCCCCGCAATGCTTCGCCGGTTCGCATTCGCAACCGTTGTGAGGTTTCGGGTCGTCCGCGCGGCTACTATCGCAAGCTCAAGCTGAGCCGTATCGCGCTCCGCGAGCTTGGCTCGATGGGCATGATCCCCGGTCTGGTCAAGTCGAGCTGGTAA
- the rpsH gene encoding 30S ribosomal protein S8, whose amino-acid sequence MTLTDPLGDMLTRIRNAQMRRRDVVRTPASSLRAHVLDVLKAEGYIRGYSEETNENGLPEFSIELKYSENEPVIRELQRVSKPGRRVYASVKNIPVVGNGLGVSILSTPKGVMADHKARAENVGGEVLCRVF is encoded by the coding sequence ATGACTCTTACAGATCCTCTTGGCGATATGCTGACCCGCATCCGCAACGCGCAGATGCGCCGTCGCGATGTCGTCCGTACGCCGGCTTCGAGCCTTCGCGCTCACGTTCTCGACGTTCTCAAGGCTGAAGGCTACATTCGTGGCTATTCGGAAGAGACCAACGAAAACGGTCTGCCCGAATTCTCGATCGAGCTGAAGTACTCGGAAAACGAGCCCGTTATCCGTGAACTGCAGCGCGTGTCGAAGCCTGGCCGTCGCGTTTACGCCTCGGTCAAGAATATTCCGGTTGTCGGCAATGGTCTTGGTGTCTCGATCCTCTCCACCCCCAAGGGTGTGATGGCCGACCACAAGGCTCGCGCTGAAAACGTTGGCGGCGAGGTTCTCTGCCGCGTCTTCTAA
- the rplF gene encoding 50S ribosomal protein L6, which produces MSRIGKKPVAPVSGVTVTVDGQKVTAKGSKGELSVVLVDLVKPEMTDDGVVITPVNDSREARSAWGLSRSLVQNIVTGVSTGFERKLAITGVGYRAQMQGSDLKLSLGFSHEVIFKAPDGISLAAPTQTEIVVTGIDKQQVGQVASDIREFRPPEPYKGKGVRYADEHIYRKEGKKK; this is translated from the coding sequence ATGTCGCGTATTGGCAAAAAGCCGGTAGCACCGGTCAGCGGCGTGACGGTCACAGTGGACGGCCAGAAGGTCACCGCAAAGGGCTCCAAGGGTGAGCTTTCTGTGGTGCTCGTCGATCTGGTCAAGCCCGAAATGACCGATGACGGCGTCGTTATCACCCCTGTCAACGACAGCCGCGAGGCCCGTTCGGCCTGGGGTCTGTCCCGCTCGCTCGTGCAGAACATCGTGACCGGCGTCTCGACCGGCTTTGAGCGCAAGCTCGCCATCACCGGCGTCGGCTATCGTGCCCAGATGCAAGGCTCGGACCTCAAGCTGTCCCTCGGCTTTTCCCATGAAGTGATCTTCAAGGCGCCCGACGGGATTTCGCTTGCAGCACCCACCCAGACGGAAATCGTCGTCACGGGTATCGACAAGCAGCAAGTTGGACAGGTCGCGTCCGACATTCGTGAATTCCGTCCGCCGGAGCCCTACAAGGGCAAGGGCGTGCGCTATGCGGACGAGCACATCTACCGCAAAGAAGGCAAGAAGAAGTAA
- the rplR gene encoding 50S ribosomal protein L18: MAKLSGIERRKARVRRALKARANGRPRLSVFRSEKNIYAQIIDDANGVTLVSASSLEKDLKIKNGANQAAASEVGKALAARATKAGVSNVVFDRGSYLFHGRVKALADAAREGGLSF; encoded by the coding sequence ATGGCTAAGCTTTCTGGTATCGAACGGCGCAAGGCGCGTGTTCGTCGGGCTCTCAAGGCCCGTGCCAACGGTCGTCCGCGCTTGTCGGTCTTCCGTTCGGAAAAGAATATCTACGCACAGATCATTGACGATGCGAATGGCGTGACCCTGGTGTCCGCTTCCTCGCTCGAAAAGGATCTCAAGATCAAGAACGGCGCCAATCAGGCCGCTGCCTCTGAAGTTGGCAAGGCACTCGCTGCCCGCGCCACCAAGGCCGGCGTTTCGAATGTCGTGTTCGATCGCGGTTCCTATCTGTTCCATGGTCGCGTCAAGGCGCTGGCCGATGCAGCCCGTGAGGGCGGGTTGAGCTTCTAA
- the rpsE gene encoding 30S ribosomal protein S5, whose product MKDFQERDSEFVDRLVHINRVAKVVKGGRRFGFAALVVVGDQKGRVGFGHGKAREVPEAIRKATEQAKRQMIRVPLREARTLHHDVQGRHGAGKVILRAAPAGTGIIAGGPMRAVFETLGINDIVAKSQGSANPYNMVRATFDALKNVDSPRSVAARRGLKVSELQARRGEAAVEA is encoded by the coding sequence ATGAAAGACTTTCAAGAGCGCGACAGCGAGTTTGTAGATCGCCTGGTGCACATCAATCGCGTCGCCAAGGTGGTGAAGGGCGGCCGGCGGTTCGGTTTTGCCGCGCTCGTCGTCGTTGGGGATCAGAAGGGCCGCGTCGGCTTCGGTCATGGCAAGGCACGCGAAGTGCCTGAAGCCATCCGCAAGGCAACCGAGCAGGCCAAGCGCCAGATGATCCGCGTGCCCCTGCGCGAAGCCCGTACGCTGCACCATGACGTGCAGGGCCGTCACGGCGCCGGCAAGGTGATCCTGCGTGCGGCTCCGGCCGGTACCGGTATCATCGCGGGTGGCCCGATGCGCGCCGTTTTCGAAACTCTGGGCATCAACGATATCGTTGCCAAGAGCCAGGGTTCGGCAAATCCCTACAACATGGTTCGCGCCACGTTCGACGCGCTCAAGAACGTCGACAGCCCGCGTTCGGTCGCGGCCCGTCGCGGTCTCAAGGTTTCCGAGTTGCAGGCACGTCGCGGCGAAGCCGCCGTCGAGGCCTGA
- the rpmD gene encoding 50S ribosomal protein L30 — translation MAKKTVIVEQIGSPIRRKEDQRATLVGLGLNKMHRRSELEDTPSVRGMISKVAHLVRVVDEQ, via the coding sequence ATGGCTAAGAAGACCGTCATCGTCGAGCAGATCGGTTCGCCGATCCGCCGCAAGGAAGATCAGCGCGCGACACTTGTCGGCCTGGGGCTGAACAAGATGCATCGCCGCAGCGAGCTGGAAGACACGCCGTCGGTGCGCGGCATGATTTCCAAGGTCGCTCACCTCGTCCGCGTCGTGGATGAGCAGTAA
- the rplO gene encoding 50S ribosomal protein L15 produces the protein MKLNEIADNAGATKAKVRVGRGIGSGLGKTGGRGVKGQKSRSGVSINGFEGGQMPLHMRMPKRGFNNPFAKKWNAVRLDRIQAYIDSGKLDAKGVVDAEALVKAGVIRRAKDGVRLINSGEFKAKKVTFKVNHVSAGAAAAIEAAGGKVELIGKPADAE, from the coding sequence ATGAAACTCAACGAGATCGCCGATAACGCCGGCGCCACCAAAGCCAAGGTTCGCGTCGGTCGCGGCATCGGCTCTGGTCTTGGCAAGACCGGCGGTCGTGGCGTCAAGGGTCAGAAGTCCCGTTCGGGCGTTTCGATCAATGGCTTTGAAGGCGGGCAGATGCCGCTTCACATGCGGATGCCCAAGCGCGGCTTCAACAATCCCTTCGCCAAGAAGTGGAATGCTGTTCGCCTCGACCGCATCCAGGCCTATATCGATAGCGGCAAGCTCGACGCCAAGGGCGTCGTGGATGCCGAAGCACTGGTCAAGGCCGGCGTCATCCGCCGTGCCAAGGACGGTGTGCGCCTGATCAACAGCGGTGAATTCAAGGCCAAGAAGGTCACCTTCAAGGTCAACCACGTTTCCGCTGGTGCCGCCGCTGCTATCGAAGCAGCCGGGGGCAAGGTCGAGCTGATCGGCAAGCCTGCCGACGCCGAATAA
- the secY gene encoding preprotein translocase subunit SecY, whose product MASAAEQLARNLSFSTFSKAKELQKRIFFTLGALLVYRLGTYIPIPGIDPDAFASTFQQAQGGIFGLFNMFAGGAVERLAIFALNLIPYITASIVIQVMSTASPRLEALKKEGESGRRKLNQYTRYLTVIFCAVQAYGIAVGLEASEGVVADPGWFFRVSTVITLVGGTMFLMWLGEQMTARGVGNGISLIIFAGIVASLPATIAQTLELSRTGALPTIAVVGILIGAIVVIGVIVFFERAQRRLLIQYPKRQVGNKMYQGDTSHLPLKLNTAGVIPVIFSSSLLLLPATIATFSAQGDAPQWLQYISALLGRGQPLYLALFAGMIIFFAFFYTSIVFNPTETADNLKRSGGFIPGIRPGERTAQHIDYVLTRITVVGAIYLTIVALIPEVFLSQLNISAFLGGTSLLIMVTVTLDTVSQIQSHLIAQQYEGMVKKSRLGGRKR is encoded by the coding sequence ATGGCGTCTGCAGCCGAGCAACTGGCCCGAAACTTGAGTTTTTCGACCTTTTCGAAGGCCAAGGAACTCCAGAAGCGGATTTTCTTCACCCTTGGCGCGTTGCTGGTTTACCGACTCGGCACCTATATTCCGATTCCGGGCATCGACCCCGATGCCTTCGCGTCGACATTTCAGCAGGCGCAGGGCGGCATCTTCGGGCTGTTCAACATGTTCGCCGGCGGCGCTGTCGAACGGCTTGCGATTTTCGCGCTCAACCTGATCCCCTACATTACCGCTTCGATTGTCATCCAGGTGATGTCGACGGCTTCTCCGCGCCTCGAGGCGCTCAAGAAGGAAGGGGAGAGCGGGCGGCGCAAGCTCAACCAGTACACGCGGTATCTTACCGTCATCTTCTGCGCCGTTCAGGCCTATGGCATTGCCGTGGGCCTTGAGGCGAGCGAAGGCGTAGTGGCCGATCCGGGCTGGTTCTTCCGTGTTTCGACGGTCATCACGCTTGTTGGCGGCACCATGTTCCTGATGTGGCTGGGTGAACAGATGACGGCGCGCGGTGTCGGCAACGGCATTTCGCTGATCATTTTCGCCGGTATCGTGGCATCGTTGCCCGCGACCATCGCCCAGACGCTCGAATTGAGCCGCACCGGCGCGCTGCCGACCATTGCCGTGGTGGGCATCCTGATCGGCGCTATCGTCGTAATCGGTGTCATCGTGTTCTTCGAGCGCGCCCAGCGCAGGCTTCTGATCCAGTATCCAAAGCGCCAGGTGGGCAACAAGATGTATCAGGGCGATACCTCGCACCTGCCGCTCAAGCTCAACACGGCGGGCGTTATCCCGGTGATCTTCTCGTCCTCGCTGCTGCTGTTGCCGGCAACGATCGCGACATTCTCGGCCCAGGGCGATGCCCCGCAGTGGCTGCAGTATATCTCGGCGCTGCTCGGGCGCGGACAGCCGCTCTATCTGGCGCTTTTTGCCGGAATGATCATCTTCTTTGCGTTCTTTTACACCTCGATCGTTTTCAATCCGACCGAGACGGCGGATAATCTCAAGCGGTCGGGCGGGTTCATTCCCGGCATCCGTCCGGGTGAAAGAACGGCGCAGCATATCGACTATGTGCTGACCCGCATTACCGTTGTCGGCGCGATCTATCTGACCATCGTCGCGCTGATCCCTGAAGTGTTCCTGAGCCAGCTCAACATCTCGGCCTTCCTGGGCGGCACCTCGCTGCTGATCATGGTCACGGTGACGCTGGATACGGTGAGCCAGATTCAGAGCCATCTGATCGCACAGCAGTATGAGGGCATGGTCAAAAAATCGCGTCTAGGGGGACGGAAAAGATGA
- a CDS encoding adenylate kinase — protein sequence MRLVLLGPPGAGKGTQAQILVSTYSIPQLSTGDMLRAAIADKTPLGLEAKAIVDRGDLVSDDIVSGIISERMDQPDCENGFILDGFPRTIAQAEALTHMLDRKGLHLDAVIEIKADPDVLVERIINRAKESGGARADDNEEVLRKRLDVYTQQTAPLVSFYSEQGLLKSVDGMAPIEEVTSAIKAAIS from the coding sequence ATGAGACTGGTTCTTTTGGGGCCTCCGGGGGCAGGCAAGGGCACTCAGGCACAGATCCTGGTATCGACCTATTCCATTCCGCAGCTTTCGACCGGTGACATGCTCCGGGCGGCAATTGCCGACAAGACGCCGCTGGGCCTCGAGGCCAAGGCGATCGTTGATCGGGGGGATCTGGTTTCCGACGATATCGTGTCGGGCATCATTTCCGAGCGCATGGATCAGCCCGATTGCGAAAACGGGTTCATCCTCGACGGCTTCCCGCGCACCATCGCCCAGGCCGAGGCGCTGACGCATATGCTTGACCGCAAGGGGCTTCACCTCGATGCGGTCATCGAAATCAAGGCCGATCCCGATGTGCTTGTCGAGCGCATCATCAATCGGGCCAAGGAAAGCGGCGGCGCCCGGGCGGACGACAATGAGGAAGTGCTGCGCAAGCGCCTCGATGTCTATACCCAGCAGACCGCGCCCCTGGTGTCGTTCTATTCCGAGCAGGGCCTGCTCAAATCAGTGGATGGAATGGCGCCGATCGAGGAGGTCACCTCCGCGATCAAGGCAGCGATCAGCTGA
- the rpsM gene encoding 30S ribosomal protein S13 — MARIAGVNIPTNKRVIIALQYIHGIGPKMASEICEKVSIPAERRVNELTDAEVIQIRETIDRDYQVEGDLRRSVAMNIKRLMDLGNYRGLRHRRGLPVRGQRTHTNARTRKGPAKAIAGKKK; from the coding sequence GTGGCTCGTATTGCTGGCGTCAATATCCCGACGAACAAGCGCGTGATCATCGCGTTGCAGTATATTCACGGGATTGGGCCGAAAATGGCCTCTGAAATCTGCGAGAAGGTGTCCATTCCGGCCGAGCGGCGCGTGAATGAGCTGACCGACGCGGAAGTTATCCAGATCCGCGAAACCATCGACCGTGACTATCAGGTCGAGGGTGACCTTCGCCGTTCGGTTGCCATGAACATCAAGCGTTTGATGGATCTGGGCAACTATCGCGGCCTGCGTCATCGTCGCGGTCTGCCGGTGCGTGGTCAGCGGACCCACACCAACGCGCGTACCCGCAAAGGCCCTGCAAAGGCCATCGCGGGCAAAAAGAAATAA
- the rpsK gene encoding 30S ribosomal protein S11: MAKAETTRVRRRERKNISAGVAHVNASFNNTMVTITDVQGNTISWSSAGTMGFKGSRKSTPYAAQMAAEDAAKKAQEHGMKTLEVEVRGPGSGRESALRALQAAGFTVTSIRDVTSIPHNGCRPRKRRRV; the protein is encoded by the coding sequence ATGGCTAAAGCAGAAACGACACGCGTTCGCCGCCGCGAGCGCAAGAATATCAGTGCTGGCGTTGCACATGTGAACGCCTCGTTCAACAACACGATGGTCACCATCACCGACGTTCAGGGCAACACGATCTCCTGGTCCTCCGCCGGTACGATGGGTTTCAAGGGTTCGCGCAAATCGACCCCTTACGCAGCACAGATGGCTGCTGAAGACGCCGCCAAGAAGGCGCAGGAACACGGCATGAAGACCCTCGAGGTCGAGGTCCGTGGCCCGGGTTCAGGTCGTGAATCGGCACTGCGTGCCCTTCAGGCCGCCGGTTTCACTGTCACTTCCATCCGGGACGTTACATCCATTCCTCACAATGGGTGCCGGCCGCGCAAGCGCCGTCGCGTCTGA
- a CDS encoding DNA-directed RNA polymerase subunit alpha: MAAGQGRDFERKLDVMIQKNWQELIKPTKLDVVPGSDSARVASVVAEPLERGYGLTLGNTLRRVLLSSLQGAAITAIQIDGVLHEFSSIPGVREDVTDLVLNIKEIAIKMEDEGPKRLTLSKQGPGAVTAGDIKTTGDIEVLNPDLVICHLDDGAEINIEFTVNTGKGYVPADRNKPEDAPIGYIAVDALFSPVKRVSYKVEKTREGQNLDFDKLSMQIETNGAISPEDALAFAARIVQDQLSVFVNFEEPTKEKAEDSTPELAFNPALLKKVDELELSVRSANCLKNDNIVYIGDLIQKTEAEMLRTPNFGRKSLNEIKEVLAQMGLHLGMDVNNWPPENIEDLAKRYEDHY, translated from the coding sequence ATGGCGGCCGGGCAGGGCCGCGATTTTGAAAGGAAGTTGGACGTGATGATCCAGAAAAACTGGCAGGAACTGATTAAGCCGACCAAGCTCGACGTCGTTCCGGGCAGCGATTCCGCGCGCGTCGCCTCCGTGGTCGCCGAGCCGCTCGAACGCGGTTATGGCTTGACCCTTGGCAACACGCTGCGCCGGGTTCTGCTCTCGTCGCTGCAGGGTGCGGCAATTACCGCCATCCAGATCGATGGCGTATTGCACGAATTCTCGTCGATTCCCGGCGTGCGTGAGGACGTGACTGATCTCGTTCTCAACATCAAGGAAATCGCCATCAAGATGGAAGACGAAGGGCCAAAGCGCCTTACGCTTTCCAAGCAGGGTCCGGGTGCCGTCACCGCCGGCGACATCAAGACCACTGGCGACATCGAAGTGCTCAATCCTGACCTCGTTATCTGTCACCTTGATGACGGGGCCGAGATCAATATCGAGTTCACGGTCAATACCGGCAAGGGCTATGTCCCGGCCGACCGCAACAAGCCTGAAGATGCACCGATCGGCTATATCGCTGTCGACGCATTGTTCTCGCCGGTCAAGCGCGTCAGCTACAAGGTCGAAAAGACCCGTGAGGGCCAGAACCTCGACTTTGACAAGCTGAGCATGCAGATCGAGACCAACGGCGCGATCAGCCCCGAAGACGCGCTGGCCTTTGCGGCCCGCATCGTCCAGGACCAGCTGTCCGTGTTCGTCAATTTCGAAGAGCCCACCAAGGAAAAGGCCGAGGATTCGACACCCGAACTCGCCTTCAACCCGGCGCTGCTCAAGAAGGTGGACGAGCTCGAGTTGTCGGTGCGTTCGGCGAACTGCCTCAAGAACGACAACATCGTTTATATTGGCGATCTCATCCAGAAGACGGAAGCGGAAATGCTCCGCACGCCGAACTTCGGGCGCAAGTCGCTCAACGAGATCAAGGAAGTGCTGGCCCAGATGGGGCTCCATCTCGGGATGGACGTCAACAACTGGCCGCCCGAAAACATCGAAGACCTCGCCAAGCGTTACGAAGATCATTATTGA
- the rplQ gene encoding 50S ribosomal protein L17: protein MRHGKAGRKLNRTSSHRKAMFKNMSASLIKHEQIVTTLPKAKELRPIVEKLITLGKRGDLHARRQAIAQIGDETMVKKLFDVLGPRYKDRNGGYTRVLKAGFRHGDNAAVGIIELVDRDVEAKGKDSGPTADFTRDEESEAA from the coding sequence ATGCGCCACGGTAAAGCCGGCCGCAAACTGAACCGGACCTCTTCGCATCGCAAGGCGATGTTCAAGAACATGTCCGCATCGTTGATCAAGCACGAACAGATCGTGACGACCCTTCCCAAGGCGAAGGAATTGCGTCCGATCGTCGAAAAGCTCATCACCCTTGGCAAGCGCGGCGATCTGCATGCCCGCCGCCAGGCCATCGCCCAGATCGGCGATGAGACCATGGTCAAGAAGCTGTTCGACGTTCTGGGCCCGCGCTACAAGGACCGCAACGGTGGCTACACCCGCGTCCTCAAGGCCGGCTTCCGCCACGGCGACAACGCCGCTGTCGGGATCATCGAGCTTGTCGATCGCGATGTCGAAGCCAAGGGCAAGGATTCCGGCCCGACCGCTGACTTCACGCGCGACGAAGAGAGCGAAGCCGCATAA
- a CDS encoding P-loop NTPase family protein — translation MTAGNSQFPRPETLGPRICVFGPSNSGKSTLAAAIGQALSLPPVHLDLLHHQPNTDWVPRPAQEFERLHNQAIAGENWVMEGNYSRLMPQRLERATGIIWVDTAMPGNLWRYFRRTLFERHRIGSLEGGQDSLKWLMIHHIAFVQPRRRSKLEHVVKASGLPFARVDSMGALNRLYAQWGLEKPSA, via the coding sequence ATGACCGCCGGCAACAGCCAATTCCCGCGACCCGAAACACTCGGGCCGCGGATTTGCGTTTTCGGTCCATCCAATTCGGGAAAATCGACCCTCGCAGCGGCGATCGGTCAGGCATTGAGCTTGCCTCCCGTCCACCTCGACCTGCTCCATCATCAGCCGAACACCGATTGGGTTCCCCGCCCGGCGCAAGAATTCGAGCGCCTGCACAACCAGGCCATTGCTGGCGAGAATTGGGTAATGGAAGGCAATTACTCCCGCCTCATGCCCCAACGCCTCGAGCGCGCCACCGGCATTATCTGGGTCGATACGGCAATGCCCGGCAATCTCTGGCGCTATTTCCGTCGCACGCTGTTCGAACGCCACAGGATCGGCTCCCTCGAAGGTGGTCAGGACAGCCTCAAATGGCTGATGATCCACCATATCGCCTTCGTCCAGCCCCGTCGCCGCTCAAAACTCGAGCACGTCGTTAAGGCCAGCGGCCTGCCCTTTGCAAGGGTCGACAGCATGGGCGCCCTCAATCGCCTGTATGCGCAATGGGGTCTGGAAAAACCCAGCGCTTAA